A single Methylobacterium sp. 17Sr1-1 DNA region contains:
- a CDS encoding ABC transporter ATP-binding protein, which yields MPETVLETRGLQAWYGESHVLHGIDLTVREGECVTLIGRNGAGRTTTLRAILGLTDRRAGSVRVRGAEAIRLPPHRIARLGLGYCPEERGVYRTLTTRENLTLLPRLGEGGLPLDEVLALFPNLAERADSYGGRLSGGEQQMLALGRILTTGARILLLDEITEGLAPVIVEALGRAVALLKSRGFTIVLVEQNFHFARHLADRHYVVEHGRIAAEIAAHEVAAREEEVGRLLGV from the coding sequence ATGCCTGAGACGGTCCTCGAGACGCGCGGCCTCCAGGCCTGGTACGGCGAGAGCCACGTGCTGCACGGCATCGACCTCACGGTGCGCGAGGGCGAGTGCGTCACGCTCATCGGCCGCAACGGCGCCGGACGCACCACGACGCTGCGCGCCATCCTCGGGCTCACCGACCGGCGCGCCGGTTCGGTGCGGGTGCGGGGTGCCGAGGCGATCCGGCTGCCGCCCCACCGCATCGCCCGCCTCGGCCTCGGCTACTGCCCGGAGGAACGCGGCGTCTACCGCACGCTGACCACCCGCGAGAACCTGACCCTGCTGCCGCGCCTCGGCGAGGGCGGCCTGCCGCTCGACGAGGTCCTGGCGCTGTTTCCCAACCTCGCCGAGCGGGCCGACAGCTATGGCGGTCGCCTCTCGGGCGGCGAGCAGCAGATGCTGGCGCTCGGGCGCATCCTGACGACCGGCGCCCGCATCCTGCTCCTCGACGAGATCACCGAGGGGCTGGCGCCGGTCATCGTCGAGGCCCTGGGGCGCGCCGTGGCGCTCCTGAAGAGCCGCGGCTTCACCATCGTGCTGGTCGAGCAGAACTTCCACTTCGCCCGCCACCTCGCCGACCGCCACTACGTCGTCGAGCACGGCCGCATCGCCGCGGAGATCGCGGCGCACGAGGTCGCGGCACGGGAGGAGGAGGTCGGGCGGCTGCTCGGGGTGTGA
- a CDS encoding ABC transporter ATP-binding protein, with the protein MPDTALETRGLTKAFGGFRAVRGLDLKIRRHAIHALIGPNGAGKTTVFNLLTKVHVPTEGQILYEGADITRESSAAIARRGLVRSFQISAIFPNLSVRDNVRVALQRRLGTQFQFWRSGRTLRVLDEEAMRLLSEVGLAEAAEARAADLSYGRKRTLEIATTLALDPPFLLLDEPTQGMAIEDVDRIKRLIRRIAKGRTILMVEHNMSVVADLCDTITVLQRGEILAEGPYAAVSTDPAVRAAYLGGGHA; encoded by the coding sequence GTGCCCGACACCGCACTCGAGACCAGGGGGCTGACCAAGGCGTTCGGCGGCTTCCGGGCCGTGCGGGGGCTCGACCTGAAGATCCGCCGCCACGCGATCCACGCGCTGATCGGCCCGAACGGCGCCGGCAAGACCACGGTGTTCAACCTGCTCACCAAGGTCCACGTGCCGACCGAGGGGCAGATCCTCTACGAGGGCGCCGACATCACCCGCGAGAGTTCGGCGGCGATCGCCAGACGCGGGCTGGTGCGCTCGTTCCAGATCTCGGCGATCTTCCCGAACCTCTCGGTGCGCGACAACGTCCGGGTCGCGCTGCAGCGCCGCCTCGGGACGCAGTTCCAGTTCTGGCGCTCCGGCCGCACGCTCCGGGTGCTCGACGAGGAGGCGATGCGGCTGCTCTCCGAGGTCGGCCTGGCTGAAGCCGCCGAGGCCCGGGCCGCCGACCTCTCCTACGGCCGCAAGCGCACGCTCGAGATCGCCACGACGCTCGCCCTCGACCCGCCCTTCCTGCTCCTCGACGAGCCGACGCAGGGCATGGCGATCGAGGATGTCGACCGCATCAAGCGGCTGATCCGGCGGATCGCCAAAGGCCGCACCATCCTGATGGTCGAGCACAACATGTCGGTGGTGGCCGACCTCTGCGACACGATCACGGTGCTCCAGCGCGGCGAGATCCTGGCCGAGGGACCTTACGCCGCCGTCTCGACCGATCCGGCGGTGCGCGCCGCCTATCTCGGAGGCGGGCATGCCTGA
- a CDS encoding ABC transporter substrate-binding protein — MRSRVIGCTLGLSLAALASGALAAEKVSDGVVKVGILNDLSGIYSDFTGRGSAVAAQIAIDEMGAKVLGAPVELVAADHQNKPDIAANLAREWFDQGKVDMIADFPTSSTALAVMEIAKQKNRVTMLSAGVAMAAITDKCSPLSAQWMVNTYALAAGTAKALLKAGKKSWTFVTADYTFGHSLEKDAAAVVEAEGGKVLGVSRHPFPGGDFSSYMLKAQATGAQVIALANAGSDTINAVKQAAEYGIGRSDKQVIAPLLTYITDVKSLGLAKAQDMYLTEAFYWDYDDRSRAFAEKYFSKMKRMPSASQAAIYSAVLSYLKAIEAAGTDEAGAVMSQLRSMTIDDAVIRNGKLRADGALVHDLLLLQVKKPAESKRDWDFYHVKAVLKGDEVYPKPSDACPLNAKG; from the coding sequence ATGCGGTCGCGTGTCATCGGGTGCACCCTCGGGCTGTCGCTCGCCGCTCTGGCGTCGGGGGCTCTCGCCGCCGAGAAGGTCAGCGACGGGGTGGTGAAGGTGGGCATCCTCAACGACCTGTCGGGGATCTATTCCGATTTCACCGGCCGCGGCTCGGCGGTGGCGGCGCAGATCGCCATCGACGAGATGGGCGCCAAGGTGCTCGGCGCGCCCGTCGAGCTCGTCGCCGCCGACCACCAGAACAAGCCCGACATCGCCGCCAACCTCGCCCGCGAGTGGTTCGACCAGGGCAAGGTCGACATGATCGCCGACTTCCCGACCTCCTCGACGGCGCTCGCCGTCATGGAGATCGCCAAGCAGAAGAACCGGGTGACGATGCTCTCGGCCGGTGTCGCCATGGCGGCGATCACCGACAAGTGCTCGCCGCTCAGCGCGCAATGGATGGTCAACACCTACGCGCTCGCCGCCGGCACCGCCAAGGCCTTGCTCAAGGCCGGCAAGAAGAGCTGGACCTTCGTCACCGCCGACTACACCTTCGGCCACTCGCTGGAGAAGGACGCCGCCGCGGTGGTCGAGGCCGAGGGCGGCAAGGTGCTGGGCGTCTCGCGCCATCCGTTCCCGGGCGGCGACTTCTCGTCCTACATGCTGAAGGCGCAAGCCACCGGCGCCCAGGTGATCGCGCTGGCGAACGCCGGCAGCGACACGATCAACGCCGTCAAGCAGGCCGCCGAGTACGGCATCGGCCGCAGCGACAAGCAGGTGATCGCGCCGCTCCTCACCTACATCACCGACGTGAAGAGCCTCGGCCTCGCCAAGGCCCAGGACATGTACCTCACGGAAGCGTTCTACTGGGATTACGACGACCGCTCGCGCGCCTTCGCGGAAAAATACTTCTCCAAGATGAAGCGGATGCCGAGCGCCTCGCAGGCCGCGATCTATTCGGCGGTGCTGAGCTACCTGAAGGCGATCGAGGCCGCCGGGACCGACGAGGCCGGGGCGGTGATGAGCCAGCTGCGCTCCATGACCATCGACGACGCGGTGATCCGCAACGGCAAGCTCCGGGCCGACGGGGCGCTGGTGCACGACCTGCTGCTGCTCCAGGTGAAGAAGCCGGCCGAGTCCAAGCGCGACTGGGATTTCTACCACGTCAAGGCGGTGCTCAAGGGCGACGAGGTCTACCCGAAGCCGAGCGACGCCTGCCCGCTCAACGCGAAGGGATAG
- a CDS encoding branched-chain amino acid ABC transporter permease, translating to MNTKALFAALVALFVLVPLVPGLIYPIFVMKVMAYGLFACAFNLLLGFTGLVSFAHAAFLGTAGYVTGALMIRFGAHPLGVPAAFLAGVAASALVGFAIGGLAIRRRGIYFAMITLALSQIVYFLAVQFRWTGGEDGLQGIPRGTLLGLVDLSSDTAMYYVALALFAAGFLFIDRVVHSPFGQILQAVRDNEARAVSLGYDASRFQLLAFVLSAALAGYAGALKALVFGLVSLNDVSLHTSTEVVLMTLLGGVGTLFGPLVGAALVVGLQNYLATIGDLVTVVIGLIFILCVSFFRRGVVGEWLHWRHRRAARAARPLPEAEHPPVAKAA from the coding sequence ATGAACACGAAAGCACTCTTCGCCGCCCTCGTCGCGCTCTTCGTCCTGGTGCCGCTGGTGCCGGGGCTGATCTACCCGATCTTCGTCATGAAGGTGATGGCCTACGGGCTGTTCGCCTGCGCGTTCAACCTCTTGCTCGGCTTCACCGGCCTCGTCTCCTTCGCCCACGCCGCCTTCCTCGGCACCGCCGGCTACGTCACCGGCGCGCTGATGATCCGGTTCGGCGCCCACCCGCTCGGGGTGCCGGCGGCGTTCCTGGCCGGCGTCGCGGCCTCGGCCCTCGTCGGCTTCGCGATCGGCGGTCTCGCGATCCGCCGGCGCGGCATCTACTTCGCGATGATCACGCTCGCCCTGTCGCAGATCGTCTACTTCCTGGCGGTGCAGTTCCGCTGGACCGGCGGCGAGGACGGGCTCCAGGGCATCCCGCGCGGCACGCTGCTCGGTCTCGTCGACCTGTCGTCGGACACCGCGATGTACTACGTCGCGCTGGCGCTGTTCGCCGCCGGCTTCCTGTTCATCGACCGGGTGGTGCACTCGCCCTTCGGCCAGATCCTCCAGGCGGTGCGCGACAACGAGGCGCGGGCGGTCTCGCTCGGCTACGACGCGTCGCGCTTCCAGCTCCTCGCCTTCGTGCTCTCGGCGGCGCTCGCCGGCTATGCTGGCGCCCTCAAGGCCCTGGTCTTCGGTCTCGTCTCGCTCAACGACGTCTCGCTGCACACCTCGACCGAGGTGGTGCTGATGACGCTGCTCGGCGGCGTCGGCACCCTGTTCGGGCCCCTCGTCGGCGCCGCCCTGGTGGTCGGCCTGCAGAACTACCTCGCCACCATCGGCGACCTCGTCACGGTGGTGATCGGCCTGATCTTCATCCTCTGCGTCTCGTTCTTCCGCCGCGGCGTCGTCGGCGAGTGGCTGCACTGGCGCCACCGCCGCGCCGCCCGGGCGGCGCGTCCGCTGCCCGAAGCGGAGCATCCCCCGGTCGCCAAGGCGGCCTGA
- a CDS encoding FAD-dependent oxidoreductase — protein sequence MPREVAIVGAGIVGLAIAHHCLAEGWRVRLIERGGVAEGASFGNAGALAFTDVLPLASPGILRKAPRWVLDPLGPLALPPAYLPRIAPWLLRFWRASLPDRHRHATEVQCGLMRLAAPAMEAMVASAGLAGRLRRDGNLELYESEAELSASEPGWAARAREGIAFEHVRGTRLAELQPGLSPRFVAGTFTPNWMTVDDPHRFALALHADVMAKGATLVRGEVRDIAPEGGAVNVALADGTALRTDACVLAAGAWSRALARRLGDRVPLDTERGYNTTLPPGAFDLRRQLTFGGHGFVVTPLATGLRVGGAVEFGGLRRPPNFARADAMLRKAAAFLPGLRIEGGRQWMGFRPSLPDSLPVIGPSRASPRILYAFGHGHLGLTQSAATGRIVADLLAGRGPGVDVAALRAGRFG from the coding sequence TTGCCCCGCGAGGTCGCCATCGTCGGGGCCGGCATCGTCGGCCTCGCCATCGCCCATCACTGCCTCGCCGAGGGCTGGCGGGTGCGGCTGATCGAGCGCGGCGGCGTCGCGGAGGGCGCGAGCTTCGGCAATGCCGGGGCGCTCGCCTTCACCGACGTGCTGCCGCTCGCCTCGCCGGGCATCCTGCGCAAGGCTCCGCGCTGGGTGCTCGATCCCCTCGGGCCGCTGGCGCTGCCGCCGGCCTACCTGCCGCGGATCGCCCCCTGGCTCCTGCGCTTCTGGCGCGCGAGCCTGCCCGACCGCCACCGCCACGCGACGGAGGTCCAGTGCGGCCTGATGCGGCTCGCCGCGCCGGCGATGGAGGCGATGGTGGCCTCGGCCGGCCTCGCCGGGCGCTTGCGCCGCGACGGCAACCTCGAACTCTACGAGAGCGAGGCGGAGCTCTCCGCCTCCGAGCCCGGCTGGGCCGCCCGGGCGCGGGAGGGCATCGCCTTCGAGCATGTCCGCGGCACCCGCCTCGCCGAGCTGCAGCCCGGCCTGTCGCCCCGGTTCGTCGCCGGCACCTTCACGCCGAACTGGATGACGGTCGACGACCCCCACCGTTTCGCCCTGGCGCTCCACGCCGACGTCATGGCGAAGGGCGCGACGCTCGTGCGGGGCGAGGTGCGGGACATCGCGCCCGAGGGCGGGGCCGTGAACGTGGCGCTCGCCGACGGCACGGCGCTCAGAACGGATGCCTGCGTGCTCGCCGCCGGGGCCTGGTCCCGCGCTCTCGCCCGCCGCCTCGGCGACCGGGTGCCGCTCGACACCGAGCGCGGCTACAACACCACGCTGCCGCCCGGCGCCTTCGACCTTCGCCGCCAGCTCACCTTCGGCGGCCACGGCTTCGTGGTGACGCCCCTCGCGACCGGCCTGCGGGTCGGCGGCGCCGTCGAGTTCGGCGGCCTCCGCCGCCCGCCGAACTTCGCCCGCGCCGACGCGATGCTGCGCAAGGCCGCCGCCTTCCTGCCGGGCTTGCGGATCGAGGGCGGCCGACAATGGATGGGCTTCCGCCCCTCGCTCCCCGACAGCCTGCCGGTGATCGGCCCGTCGCGGGCGAGCCCGCGGATCCTCTACGCCTTCGGCCACGGCCATCTCGGGCTGACGCAGAGCGCCGCGACGGGGCGGATCGTGGCGGATCTGCTGGCGGGGCGGGGGCCGGGGGTGGATGTGGCGGCGCTGCGGGCGGGGCGGTTCGGGTAG
- a CDS encoding dihydrodipicolinate synthase family protein has translation MWTGVIPAVTTKFTADGALDHAEMERCFALQMKAGCDGLIVCGSLGEGPMLSQDERLDVLKTALSVAGPHPVLLTVSEAGTREACALAARAAKAGAAGLMVVPSPIYHTDEDETVATLTAVAAAGDLPVMIYSNRIAYRVDVTPRIMERLAADSRFVAIKESSDDIRRTTEILNHFGDRFAVLTGVDNLAFEALSVGAVGWVAGLVVAFPEETVAIYRLMKQGRTAEALEIYRWFRPLLDLDVSTFLVQNIKLAEALAIGSTEHVRMPRKPLSGERRAAVEAIIRTALERRPSLKLAA, from the coding sequence ATGTGGACAGGCGTCATTCCCGCCGTCACCACCAAGTTCACCGCCGACGGCGCCCTCGACCACGCCGAGATGGAGCGCTGCTTCGCCCTCCAGATGAAGGCCGGCTGCGACGGCCTCATCGTCTGCGGCTCGCTCGGCGAGGGCCCGATGCTGTCGCAGGACGAGCGCCTCGACGTGCTGAAGACCGCCCTGTCGGTCGCAGGTCCCCATCCGGTGCTGCTCACCGTCTCGGAGGCCGGTACCCGCGAGGCCTGCGCGCTCGCCGCCCGTGCCGCCAAGGCGGGGGCGGCCGGCCTGATGGTGGTGCCGAGCCCGATCTATCACACCGACGAGGACGAGACCGTCGCCACCTTGACCGCGGTGGCCGCCGCCGGCGACCTGCCGGTGATGATCTACTCGAACCGCATCGCCTACCGGGTCGACGTGACGCCGCGGATCATGGAGCGGCTCGCCGCCGATTCCCGCTTCGTCGCGATCAAGGAATCCTCCGACGACATCCGCCGCACCACCGAGATCCTCAACCATTTCGGCGACCGCTTCGCGGTGCTGACCGGCGTCGACAACCTCGCCTTCGAGGCGCTCAGCGTCGGCGCCGTCGGCTGGGTCGCGGGCCTGGTCGTCGCCTTCCCGGAGGAGACGGTGGCGATCTACCGGCTGATGAAGCAGGGCCGGACCGCGGAAGCCCTCGAGATCTACCGCTGGTTCCGCCCGCTCCTCGATCTCGACGTCTCGACCTTCCTGGTCCAGAACATCAAGCTCGCCGAGGCGCTGGCGATCGGCTCGACCGAGCACGTCCGCATGCCGAGGAAGCCCCTCTCGGGCGAGCGTCGCGCGGCGGTCGAGGCGATCATCCGCACGGCTTTGGAGCGCCGCCCGTCCCTGAAGCTCGCCGCGTAA
- a CDS encoding branched-chain amino acid ABC transporter permease: MSDITLQAFMAQLTIGLIGGCFYAMLSMGLAIIFGLLNIINFTHGAQFMMAAFLAWIGLTQVGPWLGQPDLQVNFWLALVLAPALVAVFGMAIERTLLRRLYHLDHLYGLLLTFGVALVMEGGFRYVFGVSGQGYEPPEILQGPVDVGFMLLPKYRVFVVAASLLICLATWYLFERTKLGAYLRAGTENPRLLQAFGINVPVMITLTYGFGVALAGIAGVLAAPIMQITPLMGGSLLNIVFAVVVIGGLGSILGAMLTGLGLGLIEGLTKVVYPEASTVVVFVIMALALLLRPAGLFGREA, encoded by the coding sequence ATGTCGGACATCACCCTCCAGGCCTTCATGGCCCAGCTCACCATCGGGCTCATCGGCGGTTGCTTCTACGCCATGCTGAGCATGGGGCTGGCGATCATCTTCGGGCTTCTCAACATCATCAACTTCACCCACGGGGCGCAGTTCATGATGGCGGCTTTCCTGGCCTGGATCGGCCTGACGCAGGTCGGCCCCTGGCTCGGCCAGCCGGACCTCCAGGTGAATTTCTGGCTCGCCCTGGTGCTGGCGCCGGCCCTCGTCGCGGTCTTCGGCATGGCGATCGAGCGCACGCTCCTGCGCCGGCTCTACCACCTCGATCACCTCTACGGCCTGCTCCTCACCTTCGGGGTGGCGCTGGTGATGGAGGGCGGCTTCCGCTACGTCTTCGGCGTCTCCGGCCAGGGCTACGAGCCGCCGGAGATTCTTCAGGGGCCGGTCGATGTCGGCTTCATGCTGCTGCCGAAGTACCGGGTGTTCGTGGTCGCGGCCTCGCTGCTGATCTGTCTCGCCACCTGGTACCTCTTCGAGCGCACCAAGCTCGGCGCCTATCTCCGCGCCGGCACCGAGAATCCGCGCCTGCTCCAGGCCTTCGGCATCAACGTGCCGGTGATGATCACCCTGACCTACGGCTTCGGGGTCGCGCTCGCCGGCATCGCCGGGGTGCTCGCCGCCCCCATCATGCAGATCACTCCGCTGATGGGCGGGAGCCTCCTCAACATCGTGTTCGCCGTGGTGGTGATCGGCGGCCTCGGCTCGATCCTCGGCGCGATGCTCACCGGCCTCGGCCTCGGGCTAATCGAGGGGCTGACCAAGGTGGTGTATCCGGAGGCCTCGACCGTGGTGGTCTTCGTCATCATGGCCCTGGCGCTGCTGCTGCGCCCGGCCGGCCTGTTCGGGCGCGAGGCGTGA